Below is a genomic region from Rosa chinensis cultivar Old Blush chromosome 5, RchiOBHm-V2, whole genome shotgun sequence.
aaaataaaaatgaCAGGCCCAGCAAGCTAAGTAAGAGATAAAGCCtgcattaaaattttaaatagagGCCCAAATACAGAGCCTTAGGCCCAAAAACAACAGCTCCAGACCCATCCAAGCTCTATCAACAAGCCCAACAGCACCAAGTCCACGAGCCAAGATCAGCTCTTGGACCGCCATACTCTAAACGACGGCATCGCAACCCAGCCACCACTATGCCGCAACCCTAATAGATTTACCGTGATGAGGAACATGAAACATTGAAAGCAAAATATCCTCGGGCCAATCGCCGCTGCAATCCTTAACTGCTCATACAACACCCATCCGTGGAACCGCCAGATCGCCGCCATCCCAAGCCACCGTCCTTCTCTACTCTCATGGCTTCCACCACCCCAGAAAAGCACGTTTATTCCGTGTGGGCGCTTCCACCGGACGACGTGACCCCCAGGCTCAAGAAGCTCATGGAGGGCCTCCGAGCCGAGTTCAACGGGCCCTACTTCGACCCCCACATCACCGTCGTGGGGGCCATCACCTTGACCCCCGAAGACGCTCTCAACGAGTTTAAAACGGCCTCGCAGGCCGTGAAGGCCTACGAAGCCAAAGTTGAGAGCGTCGCCACTGGAACTTTCTTTTACCAGTGTGTGTTCCTCCTCATCAATCCCACTCCTCAGGTAAGACTTTGTTTATGGGTTTCAAGTTTTGTTTATTATGAAACAATGAGATTGAAAGTTTGTGTCTTTTTGTTCAGGTGGTGGAAGCTAGTGCAATCTGCTGTGGGCATTTTGGTTACAATAGCTCAACTCGTGAGTTCTGATATATTTTATAGACTAGAGTTTTGTGCTTTGTTATTTTTGGAAGTATTTGTCTCTATCTGCTTTGTTTGGATGGGAAAATGTTGAGAAAATGTTTCTGCTGTTGATGATTGGTCTTAGCTTTGAATTGACTTGGCAACTATTGAAGCAGAAATTATTTTAGTTGGTACTATGCCTGAAAGTTGAGTTATAGCAGTTAGCATTTGTCAAGGTTACATCTTTATACCATGAAACCACAAAAGGAACTCTGTAAATATTATAGGTTTTTGTGGAATGCCCATTTCTTTTTAGCAAACTTGTGGATTGCCCATTTGGTTAAGTCaacttttgttttgggttttgctgagCATTTACACTATGTAGATAGATTGGGAATGCTCAAACTTTGTCTGCAAATTGGACTACTCTGTATATATCCACAGAACTTGTTGATATCCTAAACTAATAGGTTGGCTGTTTCGTATAAGCCAATTTTTTTATGGGTATGTTAAGGATGTAGATAATGAAGAAACATTGCCAACACTGCTGCTTAGAATGCAAAACTGAACTCATCTGCATATTTGTTGGTAAATTACCTGTTTTAGCAACTTGTAGATATGCCCATATCATAAGACAAGCCAATTCTTGTGGTTGGTTAGCATTTAGTCAGTGAAGTTTAGATGGTCAGTGGTGCTACTTTATCATGTAATTTCTATAAAAATATCCATAGGGGTTTGGAGAATACGTGATTTTAAATTTAACTAACTTGTTGACCAATTTCATGTAAATCAACTTTTTTATGGTTTTGCTGAGCATTTAGACATAAAGATGAGATTGCATATGGTGCCTACTTGCTTTGTAAATTGAAGCATGATTTGTGTATGTACCAAGACTATTGTTCTTGTTCTAACACCAATGATTGTTGGATCAATGGCAGCTTATATGCCACATCTGAGTCTCCTGTACGCAGATCTGATTgatgaagataagaaaaaagCTCAAGAGAAAGCCAGCATTCTGGACGAGAGCATTGCTAGTCTGAGCTTCCCCGTTACTCGCCTTGCATTGTACAAAACTGACACTGAAGATAAAACTCTAAAATCTTGGGAGAAGATTGCTGAGTGCACACTCCAACCCAATTAGGTCTCTTGATGTTTGTGTTTCAACTTGTAATGTCACTCTGTTCCAATGTCCCCGTCAACTCTAATGTGTAAAGTTGAAGTTTTAATGTAATGTCAAAGGCTCAAAGCTGTCACAAAAAAAGCTGGGGTTGTATGCCAGCCAGTCTTGCTttgtatttctgattttctgcaATTTGTGTAATAAGGAAACACCTTGGTTGGCCACTTGGCCGCCGCTATGTTTGGCCGCCACTAATTCTCAATAATGTTAGATCTTCCATGTGTCTCCTCTCAAATGAGTACCTATAGATCCAATTACTGGTACGAGTTATAATGAATATGACAGAAATGTATTTAGTGTTCAAACTAGATTGGTCTATTTGCCAATCCCTGCAGTAAAAGCCTACTGAACTTTCTTGTTGAGTACTTAATATAGAGGGACctcaaattaataaaattttccAGATGAAAAGGACCTTGATACTTATCAGATACACCTGAAGCCAATAGTTCCTCATTCCCTGTGGAATGGCCAAAAGGAAACATGAATCCTTCTTCTCCTCATAGTAGCGTCAGCACACACGCAATGTGTGTGTGCACTATTGTTTTTCTGAGTCATATATTCTACTTTCTTTCTTTGCGGTTTGATTATTGTTTCTTCTAAATATATATGTCTTTCATCTATGAACGATAAAATCTTTATTCTtgaatgaacaaaagaattcatGGTCATAGATATACCGAAAATCCGTGAACAAACCCAAAAAGGTTCTAGTCAGGGTGTGGTGGCTTTCTTATTTGAGTGAGTTTAACCTTAAAATTGAACAGAAGTTGCACGAGGACGGCAGTCAAAAATTGTAGCTTGGATCTCAAGTTAAAGCTTATCTCATGTGACCTTATCCCATATCATCACAAGAGTAGAatgacaaaaagaaagaagaaaactatTAAACAATGAGTTGTACAACTACATCCTACAGCATGAGCGCAGCCTCAAAGTCAATTCTGATCCAGAATTCATGTTTTATCATCATGGCCAGAGGTATTACAGTTTCTTTGCTAagaaaatgaatacactaatTTCTCCCATCATTTTTTTATGAGGCTTGATTATGATACATTGAACAAGCCAACTTAACCAAATTGGTTGTGAATTGTTTGAGTCCACTAGTTTATAAGAGTAAGACAAACTGAGGAAGTAATAGCAGTCCTCCTGCAACAACCTCTATATTCCTctcagttttgttttctttccacTAAAACTTGGTTGGTGTTGAAAACTGAAACTCGAAACCATGTTCCATGTTTGGCCATATGTGATCTGTGGATATTTTAGCTCAAAATTTTCCAAAATTAGGTTCAAAGAGGATGACAAAACCCAAATTTCTAGTTTcttcattttcctttctttcttgtagttcTCGAATGTTGTTACACATTAGAATATCAACTAAATCGAAAATCGTTTAGTCTTTCAGTGGTTTTGTTGTTGAATAATAACCCCAATTAAACTATCAAGTATGAAAGTTGGTTCAAACAGATTCAATGTGGAAGTAGAAATGTGCATGGGAAAGTGAAGATATAAACGTCGTTGTTAACTTGTTTCATTTGGTCCGGAAAGACAATTCAAATCGCAATAGTTTTCATGTGACGTGATATTGTAGACTTAATTAATGGATCAGGGAGAGAATAGTTTCCAGGAATCATCAACATTTAGGACCACTTCCTAGTTTCTAACGGTACGCACCACTATCTCATGGATCTAGTCATTGCTATAAAGTCGAAAATTATTGTGTCATCCAGAAGGACAAAGTACAAACAAGTAAATATCAAAGTATCAATTAATTCTCCCTATATACTTGATACAGTTTTAGTCTTCTCTGGTTAATGTTGACACGAAGATCAAGCATGAGTAGAAGAGATATAAGTACACGTATGATCAGACAGTTAGGGCACAATTAAGTAAGGAATCAATTACTTGCATAACGACTCTTTCTGACAATTCTATTGGATTAAGTCATCATGTGTAATTTGGGTGATCTataaaaattgagaaatttttcaaaaaaaaaaaaaaaaaaaagtaaagaatCAACTTAACTACTACAACTTAGAACGAAAGATACCTCCAAACTACTGTCTATAACACAATCTtgataaaaattagaaaatatttGCGCTTCTTTTCAAACCTAAACTAATCATTAAAATCTTTTATAGGATAACACCCAGAAAAATTGATAGAACAATAATAATAAAGGTTTCACATTAGATCGATACTCCCGCGCCGCCCCTCCAGGTCCACCACAGTTGAGGGTTTCACCACTTCACCCGCTGCACTTTACCGACCAGTTCGTTGATGGCGCAAGCACCACACCTGCGCACATTAGCTAAACCCCTCTAACCCTGCGCCATGGTCGCGTACTAAGTCGTTACCCCGAAGTTTCTCCCCACGCGCTCGACCCCAATCGCCAGAAAAGTATAAAACGacgaattgaaaaaagaaaccGAAAAAGAAGAACGTTACACTGTTGCAGCCAAAAAAAACACgcgcttttcttcttcctataAACCCGTCGAACATATagcaaaaaaagagagagagagaaaacttcGCAGCTTTCATGGATTTGAAAACGACGCCGTTGCGGTTCACTCTGGGCAAGCAGTCGTCTCTGGCGCCGGAGCGTGAATCCGACGCCGGAGACGCGGAGGAGGACGAGGTGGAGGTGATCGATCCCCGAGTGAGGCTTATGTACTTGGCCAATGAAGCCGACTTGGACGGGATCAAGGAGCTTCTCGATTCCGGCATCGACGTCAATTTCCGCGACATCGATAATCGGACGGCGCTGCATGTCGCCGCGTGTCAGGGCTACTCCGACGTCGTTTCGCTGCTGCTCGAGCGCGGAGCTGATGTTAATACTAAAGATCGCTGGGGCAGCTCCGTAAGTTCACCCTGCTCACCAAGCTTTAGTTTTAATTGCTTAATCTCTGCTTGCTTAAGCTTAATTCTGTACAAGACTTAGAGAAATGTAGATGAAAATGTTACGAAAAGTTGGAAATcggagaagaagatgatgattttGACAGTCTAGTTTTGCTTGCACAGCCTCTTGCAGATGCTATATACTATAAGAACCATGATGTGATCAAGCTTCTGGAGAAGCGCGGCGCGAAGCCTCTGGTGAAATTTTGATTTACGGTAGTGCTTTCTTGATTTTACTGAGCtggtttttgtttgatttgctTATATTATGCTGGTTAAAATGTTCAGATGGCACCAATGCGCGTTAAGTATGCAAGAGAAGTTCCCGAATATGAAATTGATCCCAAGGAGCTTGATTTTACTAACAGTGTTGAAATAACCAAGGTAAATATTTTTATGCTGGTTAAATGTTCAAATTGCCTATGCAAAAGTGATCGTGAAAAGCTGTTAATGTCGATTTGCTATGGTTTTGAATGTGTTATAAGAAGTGTTTGAATTAGCATGTTGCTAATTGCTAGTTGATTAATATCTTGTTGTCTTGTTAGTTGTGCTCATCTGTTTCTTTGTGTTCCAGGGAACATTCCATTTAGCATCTTGGCGCGGAATACAGGTGGCTGTGAAAAGGCTTGCGGAGGAACTAATTGTTGACGAGGCTAAAGTGTGCGTTGTTCATGAACTACTCATCATTTTTccaattccttcttttctagCTTTATGGTCTTTGAAGTTATGGATCAATTTTGGTCTTTCTGCAGGAAGGCATTTACGGATGAGCTTACATTGCTTCAAAAGATACGGCATCCAAATGTAGTGCAATTTCTGGGTGCAGTAACTCAAAGTAGTCCAATGATGATTGTAACAGAATACTTGCCTAAGGTTTTGTCCCTTTTCTGTGCTTGTATTTGGTATCTAATCTTTCTAAAATATTTTCTAGTAACTCATTTGGAATAGTTGCAATGTTTGTGCCTCCATAATGTTAGAGGAATGGTTATATTTCCTAATGTTTCAGCAAAAGCTCATGTTTTGGTAGTGTGAAGCGAAAGCTTGAGGTGCTTCATTGCTCTTAGATGGTTGTGCTTTTTTGTCCATATTAGTACTCAAAATAGGGCTCTAAGGATCCATCGCTAATTGCAGAATTAAATAGGCATAACCTTGTTAATATGATTTACTTGCATCTTCTGTcttgtatttttttgttttttgtttttttttttgccagtcAGATTAGAGTTCCTGGGTAACATAGAGCCTTCACTTTGTTGAGTTGACGTTCCTCCACAGAGGTGCATAGAAGTAAAATGGAACACAGTAGCTAGTTTGGAGCTTAAAATTTAGAATTTTGTagatctttattttgttttgtccTTATTGCAGGGAGACCTACGTGcatttttaaaaagaaaaggagcatTGAAACCGTCGACAGCTGTGAGATTTGCACTTGATATTGCAAGGTCCGTTATTCTTTTGATTTGGCCTTGATTATCATTTTCTGAATATCAACAGATAACAAatttgaagaattataatttaccTGTTAGAATAAAGGATTCATTGCATTTACAAAGAAGGACATTTGTTAAAAAACTCAAATGCAAGAGTACAATGTTATACAAAGTGGAAAGTGGTCATTAATATATCTTACATATAGATTGAATTTCAGAGTTATTGTCCATTTTGTTGAAATGTCTGTCCTTGATTTGATTGTGGTTCTTTATCCCAGTTGCTTATTTAGTGGTGATGGCTTCTGTTAGTAAGCTAATGAGCATTTCCTTTAGCATCATCTTCTATTCTCCCTTTTTTGTCATGGCAAACAAAAGTATGTGTTCTGTTTGTTGTGTCCACCAAGATTCAACACAGGATTTAAAATTTCTTGGCTTACCAGAGGCTCTGTAGAAATGAGAGGCATCAtttctttaatttaattttttttttctttttcatttgtttttcatgtttttatgtttttttttcctcttgtcACAGAATAGAATAgagcaaaacaaacacaatatGCTACCTAGTTTGGTAGAAATAAGCATCCTATCAAGCATATGCATCCTGGATCTAAATGACTGCATCAGTTTTTGCAATTTCAAAAGCATTATTGCCTAAACCAATCCAACTTTTGAACTTGGCCGTTGCTTCAAGTCCTGAAAACCTCTAGATATAAGTTCTTAACAGCTCTTTCTTGTTAAAAATTTTAATGCTTGGATGCTCTGCATACAAAATATAATTGGATTTGTAGTTGCAAGATCTTATTTTCATTCCTGTATTAAAGGCAATTTAAAGTAAAAACTGATTTGCTTATTCTACAATGAATGCTTCGGGAGTAAAGACTATCACCGCATTGAGGCTTGGTTGATAAACAGCTAACATGTATTTTGGTTGCTTACTTTTGTTTTGAGAgcaaaatcattttttattgctTGAATATAGTTCTTTACCACATTATCTCTGGATATCATGCAGGGGAATGAATTATTTGCATGAGAATAAACCAGCACCAATTATTCATCGTGATCTTGAGCCTTCGtaagtttcttctttttttcttcctaaTCTCCATTCTGGTCTTAGCATTTACCAAGAGGCCCATTCTTTTTGGTTATCTTTTCTTCGTTTACTGGTCTTTCACCTGAAGAACTCATGTTCATATTCCATTACTATTTCAAAAGAGGATTCTGTTGTTTCCCTTGATAGCCTTAATAGTGTCAATGGCAGGCCTTTTCTTCTAATGTTGCTAACTAGTTTGATGACAGAAATATATTGCGAGATGATTCTGGGACCATAAAAGTTGCTGATTTTGGAGTGAGCAAGTTGCTGACGGTTAAAGAAGATAAGCCTTTGATTTGTCAAGATGCTTCATGTGAGTGTTTCCTTCTGGGCAATACTTTATTGAATAGATCCTTACCAAACTAATATGTATGTTGCTTAGGTGCAGTGTTGCCTAGGTAGTATCTTTCTGAAAGGGAAAAAAGTAGTTCTCTCTGGTTCTTTTTCTGTACAGATGTACTTTTCTATAATTTAGTAGCCCTTCATTGTGGAAACTTCCATGCCATCGGTTGAAGTTGTAGATTGTGAGTGACTCAGTATCATTTGTTGATTTCCATTGACAGGTCGATACATAGCTCCTGAGGTTTCTAAGAATGAAGAATATGATACAAAAGTGGATGTATTCTCTTTTGCTTTAATCCTACAAGAGGTAGATGGTTCATTTCTGAATCCTAGACTAGTTTCATCTATGAAGACATTGTCATGCCATCTTAGTGCATAGTTCCACACCCATGTTATACATCAGCCGTCTCTTTCAACATGAATTTATTATCAAAGAGTTTAAATCAATACATAGGAGATATATTGTGTGTTTATCATGAAGAAGATGACCATTTCTTAAGCATGAATCAATAAATGTATGAAGCTTCATTACTGACCTTAGTATGCTGTATCAGATGATAGAAGGCTGTCCACCATTTTCTGCCAAGCAAGATAGTGAAGTTCCAAAAGTATATGTTGCAAGAGAGCGCCCACCTTTCAGAGCTCCAGTAAAGCGTTATGCACATGGCCTTAGAGAGTAAGTGTGTTGCTAAAACAACTTTCTCTGCTTTTATTGATTAGAGTTTCTGTTCAGTTTCTAGTTTCTGCCCCGGAATTTCAGCCCCTACTGATGGGCATTTTGTTATTGGTGTTTCTACTGACAATGCAAACCCCTTCATATATTACTTCTTTGCCAGCATGTTTTGTATAGTTTCTCTTCCTCAAGAGTATCATCAAATGTAGCATTTGAGTTTCCAGAAGCCGATCAAACTTTGTTTTCTTAACTCTGTGTGTGCTCTCTCTCTTTAGGGTCACAAACATTATCTGATCTTGTTCTGATACCTGCTCACAGGTTAATTGAGGAGTGCTGGAATGAGAAGCCAGCTAAAAGACCATCGTTTAGGCAAATAATCTTGAGGTTGGAATCTATTTATAACACCATTGGCCATAAAAGGCGTTGGAAGGTCTGCTCCCTCTCTGGATTTATCTTTCTGGAATAAGTATTAGATGAATTTGAGAAACTGaataactgaaaaaaaaaaaaaaaaaaccttcacaTTTGGTAAATTAAAGTTATTAAATGGCCTGTAAATCCTGAATTACTTTTCTTGAATTCATGAAGTATCATTCAAGGGTTTGGGGAATTCTAATAATAGGATGGTGGTTTCCTGCTGTCACTTTGTTTACTTTTACATTCCAGCATATACTTGCTGAAGAAGTCTTTTTCTTACCCTCCACGTAATATGTACAGGTTAGACCATTGAAATGCTTTCCAAATCTAGAAGCCATGTTGAGGAAAGATCATATCAGTCTGAGCAGCAGAAGCCGTTCATCACGTTCCTCTGCTAGCAGCATATAAAAACAGAATCTTATATGAATGTCTAAACTGCTAGCAGACGTTACCATCTCCAGCTTGATAGCGGAAACTGTGTTCACAAGACAGTAGAATTCGGTTGTGTAACTCCACTAATAGTCATTAAATTTGAATTCTTCAAGATTCTTTTTAACTCTCCCTTTGATAACCTGGGCTGAGAACCACATTTTGTATATCGCATTATGCATGTAAGTGCATCTTATGTGTAATCCAAGAATATTTACTTAGCATCGTCTTGAATATGGAACTGACGATGTTATGCTGAAGCAGAAGTACTCTGGTATTGCCTTTTGTGAGATAGGTTTGTAACTCAGTAAGTAAAGCTTTGGAAATATGGCATTATTTGACACAAATTATTTTGCATTCTCAACAAAACCTATTTGTGGTCCGTTGATGATTTATTGGTCAATGACACATATGCTGGATGAGGTTCTAAATTCAAGCCTGTATTCCCTTCTTTTGGATAAAAAGatgcaaataaataaatgagcaAGCTTTTTCAGAGTGTGTGAGAGAGACTCTGATTTACTCAAGCCAAATGAGCTTTCCCAACCATCTCAACATAAGTTAGTTGAGACCAGTTAATTGCATCTTTAAATCAAACAAATTCCTACTGCAAGAGTCATAGCTTCGGGAGCAAACTCTAAGATTGCCTTAACCACTAAACaagtaaagaagaaaaaagaaatgtaaaTTACCAGAAAAAGACATTGCAGACTCTGGCAATTGGGAGAAATGTTCACAGTTTTCTGGCATTCTGGTGAACTAAAACCTTCCACAATTGCAACTCAGGTAACTTTCAGACAAAGCAAGCATGGAACTGGAATATGAAATAATAACTGTACTTCTAGAGACCAcccaaaagaataaaagaaatggAATGATGATCTTTATCCCTTTGGAGTGGTGAATACATGAACAAATAAGATTTTTATTACATGTCTCCTCCATTGGAACATATCGATCATATTGATATGTTGTAATCTCAAGAGAGGATTGCAAATTTATCTTCTGTAGAGTAAAATGATTGATTACCAACTTAGCTAAAGTGCATTTGTACGTATGTGGCCAcaaagaaaattttaaatttgcTTTGGGTTTTATTTTACACGTTTTCAGTCGACCGAAATTCGAATGAGGCAATTCCGAGATTCGAATGAGGCGTTTGTCTTAGACTCTCTGACTATCAAATATAACTAAATATGAAAAAACTTTTCGTTTCATTTCTACCTTTTGTATAGTCCAAAACTATTTCAAATGCATGTACTATTGGTTCAATTTCCCAATGCGGGAATTCCAGAAGTGAAATATACATCTTGTGCCTCACTATTTTATCTTTGACATGGATCAAAAGTAACACATTCCTCCATATATCTCCACAGAGAAATTCTTACATGAGGCAAACGTACCACGTGGCGGTAGGGTAATCTaataaaaattcagaaaattttaaGTGTGTTCCTAAACTATCCTTACTCATTAAaatgaaatacccaaaacacccccTTACATGTTCACTGATTGGGCAGCCCTACCAGCCATGTGGTACGTCTGCCCTACGTAAGAATCTCTCATCTCGACGCATCAATTGCATCAACATTATTATAAGTATTCCAGTTAATTGGAATTCATGAGAGCCATGAATTAGTATTTAATACGTATTCTTCTTGGCTTTTGAGAAATCGGAGGTAGTTTAACCAGAGTCGTCCCTTGACCAAGGCAACCAAGGTAGTGGCCTTGGGTCTCAGTTTGGAGAAGGCCTCCATCTCAAAATGCCGgtatatgttaaaaaaaaaaaaagatagtaaaagaaaaaagacgcAGAACTACAGTATGTAAAAGACAATGTCGAGGCCAATGAAATCAAACCCGTGACTCCATATGGCCTCaaaattttctcttttgcttttgtATTTGTAAGTTAAACACCCCAAGCTTTCCTCTTTCTCCATCACTCTGGGATTAGAAAAGAAGATAACCAAAAGTTTGCTCTCACTTTCACCAATTTGGGCAAAAATGAAACAATGGCTATGAATTTTGATTCCCTCGATCTGATTCTTAGACAAACGGTAACATTTCTTCCTTTTATGTCTATTTAAGCCATTGACATACTCTGATAGATGCATAGAAGcaatctttctcttcctcttacTCAATTATGAATTTCATTCTTTGTTCTAATTCTATAACTAGAATTTAGATATTTGACACAATTGCGTACTCAATTATGAATTTCATTATTTGTTCTAATTCTGTAATCAAAATTCAGATAGTTGATACAATTGTAACAAACCGTCAAGGATTGAAGTCCAAAATTTTGTGGTTAAAAAATCAGGTTCTATTGTTCTTTATCGGCATTAttacttttaattttgtttaaataTTTTGCTATGTTTTAGTTTGAACTTTGCTTAATTTgctgacatttttttttaatggaaaaAATTATTAGGAATGTCTATCTAAATTTTGCCTTATACCTCACTTTGTCATGGGACGGCCCTGAGTTTAACCAGCCAATTAGtgaaattttcataattaattaGGATA
It encodes:
- the LOC112168058 gene encoding cyclic phosphodiesterase, coding for MASTTPEKHVYSVWALPPDDVTPRLKKLMEGLRAEFNGPYFDPHITVVGAITLTPEDALNEFKTASQAVKAYEAKVESVATGTFFYQCVFLLINPTPQVVEASAICCGHFGYNSSTPYMPHLSLLYADLIDEDKKKAQEKASILDESIASLSFPVTRLALYKTDTEDKTLKSWEKIAECTLQPN
- the LOC112165292 gene encoding integrin-linked protein kinase 1, with product MDLKTTPLRFTLGKQSSLAPERESDAGDAEEDEVEVIDPRVRLMYLANEADLDGIKELLDSGIDVNFRDIDNRTALHVAACQGYSDVVSLLLERGADVNTKDRWGSSPLADAIYYKNHDVIKLLEKRGAKPLMAPMRVKYAREVPEYEIDPKELDFTNSVEITKGTFHLASWRGIQVAVKRLAEELIVDEAKVKAFTDELTLLQKIRHPNVVQFLGAVTQSSPMMIVTEYLPKGDLRAFLKRKGALKPSTAVRFALDIARGMNYLHENKPAPIIHRDLEPSNILRDDSGTIKVADFGVSKLLTVKEDKPLICQDASCRYIAPEVSKNEEYDTKVDVFSFALILQEMIEGCPPFSAKQDSEVPKVYVARERPPFRAPVKRYAHGLRELIEECWNEKPAKRPSFRQIILRLESIYNTIGHKRRWKVRPLKCFPNLEAMLRKDHISLSSRSRSSRSSASSI